Genomic DNA from Paenibacillus sp. KS-LC4:
AGGTGATCGGCAGCAGCTATTGCTGCAAGCGATCCAGCAGTTAAGTGGCCGCTCAGACATCGAGGTGCTTCGCGTTTCTGGCGTGTACGAGACCGATCCGGTCGGCTATACGGATCAGCCCCCTTTTCTGAATATGGCTATCGCCGTGCGAACTACGCTGTCCCCGCTTGCTTTACTGCACGTTCTGCTGGATACCGAGCAGCAGCTTGGACGTGTCAGAGATATTCGCTGGGGGCCGCGCACTATAGATCTCGATTTGCTGTTGTATGCTGATGTCGTGATGGATGGCGAGGAGCTGACGCTTCCGCATCCACGAATGATGGAACGCGCCTTCGTGCTCGTTCCGCTTGGTGATGTGATCGAGCAGTCCCATCCGTTTAAGGAACAGGTGGCTGCGGCCGCGGCTTCAGCGCTTCAGGATGGAAAGGAAGGCATCATGTTATGGAAAATCATCAATTGGCACAGCGAGTCCGGGCATTTCGTAAGCTAAAGGGCTACACACAACAGGAATTAGCAAAAGTACTTGGCGTTTCGGTAGCGGTATTAGGCTCCCTTGAGCGCGGTACACGCAAGGCGGACGCCAAGTTATTGCTTCATATATCAAACACCCTTGGCATTAGCTATGAAGAGTTGACGAATTCGGGTTCGAACGGAGCCGTGTAAGAAACTCACGTATTAGGAAACAAACCAGAAGGAGGAGCGGGGAGAAACATGCTGAAAATCGGAGAAATCGAGATGAAGAATAGAGTTGTGCTTGCACCGATGGCCGGCGTGTGTAATCCCGCTTTCCGTCTAATTGCAAAGGAATTTGGAACAGGCCTTGTATGCGCGGAGATGGTGAGCGACAAGGCGATTTTGCACGGCAATAAGCGGACGATGGAAATGCTGTTCGTGGACGAGCGCGAGAAGCCGCTGAGCTTGCAAATTGTTGGCGGTGACCGTGAATCGCTGGTCGAGGCGGCGAAGGTCGTGGATAAGCAAACCAATGCTGATATTATTGATATTAATATGGGCTGCCCGGTTCCAAAAGTAACAAATTGCGATGCTGGAGCACGTTGGCTCCTTGACCCGAACAAAATTTACGAAATGGTTTCTGCCGTAGTGGAAGCTGTGGATAAGCCAGTAACGGTGAAAATGCGTATCGGCTGGGATGACGAGCATATTTATGCGGTGGAAAATGCGCGCGCCGTTGAGCGTGCTGGCGGCAAGGCGGTCAGCGTTCATGGTCGTACGCGCGAGCAGCAGTACACAGGCGTAGCGAATTGGGACATCATTCGCGAGGTGAAGCAGGCGGTGTCGATTCCGGTAATCGGCAACGGGGATGTTTTTTCACCTGAAGATGCCAAGCGCTTGCTGGAGCATACGGGCTGTGACGGCGTCATGATCGGACGCGGTGCGCTTGGAAACCCTTGGATGCTCTACCGAACCATTCAGTATTTGACGAATGGCGAGCTGTTGCCCGATCCGAAGCCGCGTGAGAAGCTGCTGGTCGCTACCTTGCATTTGGATCGTCTCATTGATCTAAAAGGAGAAGCGGTTGCCGTACGGGAAATGCGAAAGCATTTGGCTTGGTATTTGAAAGGCTTGCCGGGCGGTGCGCGCGTCAAGGATGTTATTATGGAAGAAACCGGCCGTGACCGGATGGTGGGCATTTTGGAGCGATATGTGCTGTCGCTTGAAGAGCAGGGTCTTGCTGCTGCGAGCCTGTAGTTCGAAATAGCGGACTGTTCGGATACAGCTGTGCGACATGCCGAACATGCTCAAACTTGATTTGCGAATAAAATAAACGGGCAGGTTATCTGAGAACGTTCAGAGGCCTGTCTTTTTTTCAAGTTATGCCCGCTGTATGTGAAAATGGAAAGGTTATGTAAAAAATCTTATATATTTGGAACTTTGTGTTTTTTGTAAACGAGCTAGGAAGGAATGAGCGGTTTTACAACGAATAAAAAAAGAAGGGCCGTGCTGCTGTCTCGCGAAGTGCAATAGTTGGCATAGACATAGGCGCTTTTACAATCGGCGCGTTCCTTTCAGACGGGTATACATAAATGGTGGATAACGCTTTCAAGGGTCTCAAGCGAAAGTCGTTCCAGTCGTTTGGCTTTGATTGACATTCAGGAGAACATTGCATATAATCGTGCAATATAACCTTAATGACTATAGTCAACACGGCTTATCTGCTCCCTCAGCAGGTCTGAGGCAAGAGGAGCGTAATATATTAATTAACAGTGAATTCATACCTGGTATGAAAATTGGTCACACGACGGGAGAATCGGAAAGATGAGCGATAAAGAGATCATTCTGACTCAGGAAGGTTTGAGAAAGCTTGAGGACGAACTGGAGATGCTGAAATCGGTCAAGCGTCGCGAGGTAGCTGAGCGGATCAAGATCGCGATTGGCTACGGCGATATTAGCGAAAACTCCGAGTATGAAGATGCTAAAAATGAGCAGGCCTTCATCGAAGGTCGGATCATCACGTTGGAGAAGATGCTCCGCAACGCTCGGATCATCAATAGCGATGAAATTGATACGGACGTGGTCAGCATCGGCTCCACGGTAACCGTAGAAGATTTAGAATTTGGCGATAAAATGGAATATGCGATTGTCGGTTCTGCTGAATCGGACCCGCTTAACAATAAGATTTCCAATGAGAGCCCTGTTGGCAGAGCGATTTTGGGTAAAAAGGAAGGCACGGTCGTTGATGTCAGCGTACCTGCCGGCGTTATACAGTATAGAATCATTGATATTAAAAAATAAGGTTTGCACTGTGTCTGATTCAGAAAGCTTCCTTAAGCGGAAGCTTTTTGAACGTTAAAGCGGTGCCTTAGGAGATGAAATCAAGTTGGAACATCAGAACACCGAGACAGGTCATGAACAAGAACAAGAGCTAAGCGAGCTGCTGCAAATCCGTCGTGACAAACTGGACGAGCTGAGAGGACTCGGCATTGATCCATTCGGCAGCAAATTCGAGCGTTCGCATAATGCGAAGGACATCGTGAGCGCTTATGAATCGTTTACGAAGGAAGAGCTGGAGGAGAAAGCTGTACAGGTAAGCATTGCGGGCCGGATTATGCAGAAGCGCGGCATGGGGAAAGCGAGCTTTGCCCACATTCAGGATCTAAGCGGCAAAATTCAAATTTATGCGCGCAAGGATACGGTTGAGGAAAATCAATTCGCAGCGTTCACCCTGCTTGATATCGGCGATATCATTGGCGTGAAGGGAACGGTATTCAAGACGAATACTGGCGAAGTGTCTGTAAAAGCGCTGGAAGTGCTCGTACTTACGAAATCGCTTCTGCCTTTACCGGACAAGTTCCATGGACTGAAGGATGTCGAGCTGCGTTACCGCCAGCGTTATGTTGATCTAATTGTGAATCCTGATGTTCAACAGACGTTCATCTCCCGTTCCCGAATTATCCAATCTATGAGACGGTATCTGGATGGCCAGAACTATCTGGAAGTGGAAACACCGACGCTGCACACCATCCCAGGCGGAGCATCTGCACGCCCTTTCATCACGCATCATAATGCGCTTGATATGCAGCTGTACATGCGTATTGCGATTGAGCTGCATTTGAAACGCCTCATTGTTGGCGGCATGGAGAAGGTTTACGAGATTGGTCGCGTTTATCGGAACGAAGGCATGTCGACACGCCATAATCCAGAGTTTACGATGCTGGAGCTGTATGAGGCTTACGCTGACTACAAGGACATTATGGCATTGACTGAAAACATGATCGCGCATATCGCGCAGGATGTGCTCGGCACAACCAAAATCATGTACCAAGGCCAAGAGGTCGACCTGACGCCGCAATGGCGCCGTATTTCAATGGTTGATCTCGTTAAGGAAATCAAAGGCGTTGATTTCAGCGTTCAAATGACGGATGAAGAAGCGCATGCCATTGCGAAGGAGCACAACGTCAAAGTTGAGCCGCATATGACGTTTGGTCATATTGTGAATGCATTCTTTGAAGAGTTTTGCGAGCATACGCTCATTCAGCCGACCTTCGTTACAGGGCATCCGGTTGCGATTTCGCCGCTGGCGAAGAAAAGCCCGGTTGATCCGCGCTTTACCGATCGCTTTGAATTGTTTATCGTGGCGCGCGAGCATGCCAACGCGTTCACAGAGCTGAACGATCCAATTGATCAGCGCGAACGCTTTGAAGCGCAGCTGCTGGAGAAGGAGCAAGGCAATGACGAGGCGCATGAGATGGATGATGATTTCATCCGCGCGCTTGAGTATGGCTTGCCGCCAACTGGCGGACTAGGAATCGGCATCGACCGTCTGGTCATGCTGTTGACCGATGCACCTTCCATCCGCGACGTGCTGCTGTTCCCGCATATGCGCAATCTGGCAGGCGAATAGCCAATCATAGTTTTCCACTAACCTGTTGAGGCCTAGGGCTTCAACAGGTTTTTTTTCTGTAAATAGGCTAGAATAGCTGTTTGATCGCACCTTAGGCTAGGCATTGGGCTGATGCCTCCTCCATCCATTGACCCGTGCCTTATTTTCCTTTAAAGTGAATATGTATTTTCAGACAAAAAAAGCTATCTTAGCGAGGTATTAACTATAGAAATCAGAGGTGAACAGACGTTGCTGAAAGGTTCGATGAGAAGTTTGCGGTTGGTCATATGCATGGTAATGCTCTTATTCAGTTTTTTGCCTGATAGCAGCAAGCAGGTGTTCGCGGAGGAATTTAATATTATACATAATGCAGGCTTCGAAAGTAGCGAGTCTGGCGTGCCTTTGTCATGGACGCAGGATGTATGGGAGGCAGGCGAGAGCATTTCGCGCTTCACGCTGGAGCAGTCCGATGTTTATTCGGGCACCGGCGCAGCTAAAATTCAAAATTTTCAACCGAACCATGCCAAGTGGATACAGAAGCTGACGGTTAGTCCAGATGCCTATTACCATGTGAGTGGCTGGGTCAAGGTTTCAGATGCGAAGAGCGACGCAATCGGCGCTAATTTGTTTATTGTAGGAGTTGGCGATCCATTTCCGCAGTTGACCGATACTGCGGGCGAATGGAAGCTGCTTGAATTTTACGGTCGTACAGGCCCGGAGCAAAAAGAGCTGCAAATGGGCATCAGCCTTGGCGGCTACGGAAGCTTGAATACGGGAACAGCGCTGTTTGACGATTTGAAAATGGAGCAGCTTCCAGCAAAGCCGGAAAATGTTCAAATCATGTCCTTCGAGCCATCAAAGCTGACAGGTGGCGGGGGAGCAGCTTCCGGAACTGATAATTTGGACCCCAAAAAAATATCCGCTTTCCCCGTCTTATCAATATCGGCCCTATTCGGCCTCTTGTTTGCTTTTCTTTATCGAAAAATGCTTCGGACTCAGCCGCTCGGCAAGCCTCACGCCTCATACCGTGGCTGGCTGATTGCCGCTATGGCGGCGGCTCTTATTTTCAGGCTATGGGTTGCAATTAAGGTGCCGGGCTACGTCAATGATATTAAAACCTTTATGTACTGGGCGGATCGCGCCTATCAAAATGGCGTACAGCATTTTTATGAAGAAGGAGTTTTCGCGGATTACCCGCCGGGCTACGTCTACATTTTGTATGTTCTTGCTGCCATCAAGTCATGGTTCAGCATAAATCCGGATACAAGCGGAGTAACGCTGCTGTTTAAGCTCCCGGCCATCGCGGCTGATCTAG
This window encodes:
- the folK gene encoding 2-amino-4-hydroxy-6-hydroxymethyldihydropteridine diphosphokinase — encoded protein: MDALSPFNSPAYAYVALGSNVGDRQQLLLQAIQQLSGRSDIEVLRVSGVYETDPVGYTDQPPFLNMAIAVRTTLSPLALLHVLLDTEQQLGRVRDIRWGPRTIDLDLLLYADVVMDGEELTLPHPRMMERAFVLVPLGDVIEQSHPFKEQVAAAAASALQDGKEGIMLWKIINWHSESGHFVS
- a CDS encoding helix-turn-helix transcriptional regulator, which encodes MENHQLAQRVRAFRKLKGYTQQELAKVLGVSVAVLGSLERGTRKADAKLLLHISNTLGISYEELTNSGSNGAV
- the dusB gene encoding tRNA dihydrouridine synthase DusB: MLKIGEIEMKNRVVLAPMAGVCNPAFRLIAKEFGTGLVCAEMVSDKAILHGNKRTMEMLFVDEREKPLSLQIVGGDRESLVEAAKVVDKQTNADIIDINMGCPVPKVTNCDAGARWLLDPNKIYEMVSAVVEAVDKPVTVKMRIGWDDEHIYAVENARAVERAGGKAVSVHGRTREQQYTGVANWDIIREVKQAVSIPVIGNGDVFSPEDAKRLLEHTGCDGVMIGRGALGNPWMLYRTIQYLTNGELLPDPKPREKLLVATLHLDRLIDLKGEAVAVREMRKHLAWYLKGLPGGARVKDVIMEETGRDRMVGILERYVLSLEEQGLAAASL
- the greA gene encoding transcription elongation factor GreA, with protein sequence MSDKEIILTQEGLRKLEDELEMLKSVKRREVAERIKIAIGYGDISENSEYEDAKNEQAFIEGRIITLEKMLRNARIINSDEIDTDVVSIGSTVTVEDLEFGDKMEYAIVGSAESDPLNNKISNESPVGRAILGKKEGTVVDVSVPAGVIQYRIIDIKK
- the lysS gene encoding lysine--tRNA ligase, which gives rise to MEHQNTETGHEQEQELSELLQIRRDKLDELRGLGIDPFGSKFERSHNAKDIVSAYESFTKEELEEKAVQVSIAGRIMQKRGMGKASFAHIQDLSGKIQIYARKDTVEENQFAAFTLLDIGDIIGVKGTVFKTNTGEVSVKALEVLVLTKSLLPLPDKFHGLKDVELRYRQRYVDLIVNPDVQQTFISRSRIIQSMRRYLDGQNYLEVETPTLHTIPGGASARPFITHHNALDMQLYMRIAIELHLKRLIVGGMEKVYEIGRVYRNEGMSTRHNPEFTMLELYEAYADYKDIMALTENMIAHIAQDVLGTTKIMYQGQEVDLTPQWRRISMVDLVKEIKGVDFSVQMTDEEAHAIAKEHNVKVEPHMTFGHIVNAFFEEFCEHTLIQPTFVTGHPVAISPLAKKSPVDPRFTDRFELFIVAREHANAFTELNDPIDQRERFEAQLLEKEQGNDEAHEMDDDFIRALEYGLPPTGGLGIGIDRLVMLLTDAPSIRDVLLFPHMRNLAGE